The SAR202 cluster bacterium genome contains a region encoding:
- the hpnH gene encoding adenosyl-hopene transferase HpnH, with protein MGRPLELAVRVGMYIGKNKITRRKRFPLVTMLEPLEKCNLACEGCGRIREYEPVIDKMLSVGQCLKAVEESGAPVVSIAGGEPTLHPQIHEIVNRITAQKRFVYLCTNALLMERVMKNIPPSKYFCFVVHLDGMEAAHDRSVYRKGVWKIATRGIKVALESGYRVTTNTTVFNGCDENDLLEMFKMLTDMGIEGCMVSPGYKYDSVPNQELFISRQNARKVFKNVLDPKRKLRFYNNPLYLDFLRGKREYQCTAWSNPTYTTLGWREPCYLLADRHTQKVSDLYDDKVWAKYGVGQDPRCANCMMHCGFESASIFSAINNPVAALKMVKGGAVQNSGIGAG; from the coding sequence ATGGGAAGACCGCTCGAGCTTGCGGTCCGCGTCGGAATGTACATCGGCAAGAACAAGATCACCCGCAGGAAACGCTTCCCGCTGGTGACGATGCTCGAGCCGCTGGAGAAGTGCAACCTCGCGTGCGAAGGCTGCGGCCGCATCCGCGAGTACGAACCGGTCATCGACAAGATGCTCTCCGTGGGCCAGTGCCTCAAAGCCGTGGAGGAGTCCGGCGCGCCGGTGGTCTCGATCGCCGGCGGCGAGCCCACGCTCCACCCGCAGATTCACGAGATCGTGAACCGCATCACCGCGCAGAAGCGGTTCGTGTACCTCTGCACCAACGCGCTGCTGATGGAGCGCGTGATGAAGAACATCCCGCCATCGAAGTACTTCTGCTTCGTCGTCCACCTGGACGGCATGGAGGCCGCGCACGACCGCTCCGTGTACCGCAAGGGCGTGTGGAAGATCGCCACGCGCGGCATCAAGGTGGCGCTGGAAAGCGGGTACCGGGTGACGACGAACACGACCGTCTTCAACGGGTGCGACGAGAACGACCTGCTCGAGATGTTCAAGATGCTCACGGACATGGGCATCGAAGGTTGCATGGTATCCCCCGGCTACAAGTACGACTCCGTGCCCAACCAGGAGCTCTTCATCTCCCGCCAGAACGCCCGCAAGGTGTTCAAGAACGTCCTCGACCCCAAGCGAAAGCTCAGGTTCTACAATAACCCGCTCTACCTGGACTTCCTGCGCGGCAAGCGCGAGTACCAGTGCACTGCCTGGTCCAACCCCACCTACACGACGCTCGGTTGGCGGGAGCCGTGCTACCTGCTCGCCGACCGGCACACGCAAAAGGTCAGCGATCTTTACGACGACAAGGTATGGGCGAAGTACGGCGTGGGCCAGGACCCGCGGTGCGCCAACTGCATGATGCACTGCGGCTTCGAGTCGGCGTCGATCTTCTCGGCCATCAACAACCCCGTCGCCGCGCTCAAGATGGTGAAAGGCGGCGCGGTCCAGAACAGCGGAATTGGTGCGGGGTAA